The Synergistaceae bacterium nucleotide sequence TGACTCTGTGATACCTGGTGCAGGCGGACTCATGATTATCCCCGGCGCAACACTGTACCATTTCGGAGTCCTGACTTCCCGCATTCATATGGCGTGGATGAGGAGAGTCTGCGGACGGCTCGAAATGCGTTACAGGTATTCCGGCGAGATGGTGTACAACACATTCCCATGGCCGGTGGCGTTACCCCCCTCCGCTTATGCTCCCTCCTGTAAAGGCTACCCCCCTTCCGCTACGCTCCTTCCCCCCTTGACAGGGGGGACTAAGGGGGGTGAAATTCATGCGCTAATCACAGAGACCGCGCAAGGGATTCTTGATGCCCGGAGGCTGTACCCTAATACGAGTTTCGCGGGGCTGTATGATGACTCACTGATGCCGATTGAGTTACGGCGGGCGCATGAGAGGAATGACCGGGCTGTGTGCCGTGCTTACGGATGGGATGAGGATATCAGCGAGGGGGATATAGTGCGGGAATTGTTCGGGCTGTATCATATGCTGACGAGAAAGTGAGGTGAGAGAAATGGATAACGTAACGGAGAAAAAGAAACAGAGCTACGTATTTGACCGCAAGCTGACGGACGAAGAGATAGAGCAGCTCATCGAGAAATACGACTATGACCCGGATAACTATCCTGATGACGGCGGGCGTATATGGGACGAGTTCGGGAATCCTACGGAGGCTACGATTTGTGCACGGTATGAGGCACTGCACGGAATAACCGAGGGGCCGTTTACGCCTGAAGAGTTCAGCAATTGGCTTGATGAGGTGTGCGCGGAGGCTGATGCAGAGTATGAAGACGAGACACGCGGAACCAACAAGCGGATTCCGGCATGACATTAAGCGCGAAAGAAGGGGAATATACCGTAACCTTCTGACAGGGGACGGCGAACTTGCAAAAGTAGTGAGTATGCTCGAACGCGGTATACCCCTTCCGGCAAAGTACCGGGATCATCCGCTTCATGGTGAGTGGGAAGGCTCGCGGGACTGTCATATACGGCCTGACTTGGTGCTGGTGTATACGCTTGAGGGTGAAGACTTGCTGATACTTGAGAGGCTTGGGAGTCATTCTGAGCTTTTCGGGCTGTGATGGAATATAATTATGACTGTTCCCAAAATTTATTTTCAGGAGATGGAATCATGACATTCTCAAGCATGTTCGGTGATTTGATTGTGCTGTTCTCGTTCCTTCTCGCGGGCTTTGTCGTCCGTGAGATATGCAAGCCTCTTCAGCGTCTCTACATTCCCGCGGCTGTAATAGGCGGAGTCCTCGCGCTGATTATGGGGCCTCAGGTACTCGGATGGGTGGAGATTCCCAAGTCTTTCGGGTCAATGGCGGGAGTGATGATTAATCTTGTTCTGACCTGCACGGTTATCGGCGTTGACATGAAGAAGTCTAAGCTCAATGCGTACCTCGCGCATCTTTGCATAATGGTATCAATTTACGGAATGCAGATGTTTGTAGGTACGTGGCTCGGCTCATTCCTCAATTCAGCATGGCCGGAGCTGCCTTTCGGATGGGGTACTGCTGCGGTGTTCTCGTTCTGGGGCGGCCATGGGACAGCGGCGGGCGCGGGAAAAGTCTGGGCTGACGAGTACGGCGTTCAGGGAATTACGGACATAGGCATGATAATGTCAACAATCGGAGTCCTTGCCTGCATGATTGTGGGAATGGTGATAATCAACTGGGGAGTGAGGCGGGGATATGCGACTCAGGCGACGAATGACTACAAGGCAAATCCGAGCATGTTCGGGGGACTACTGCCGGAAGAGAAGCGGACTCCAATCGGAACGGCGAGAGTCTCAAGCAGCGGGATCGACAATTTCTCGCTCCAGCTCTCAATAGTCCTTGCCTGCATGTTACTGGGAAATAATGTAATGTCGTGGCTGAAAGGAATCATTCCCGCGCTCAAGCCCCTTCCGACTCTCATGAACGGAATACTCGCCGGAATTGTCGTCTGGAACATCATAAAGCGCACAAGCCTGAAGGGTTACGTTGACCGCCGGACGATAAACTCAATATCAGGACTCGGCCTCGAAATAATAATAGTCTCAGCGATGGCGACAATGAACTTGAAGATGGTAACTGACCTTTTCGCCCCGATTCTTATCGTCAGCGCGGTGATAATTGTCGTTACGGCAGTGTTTGCGATTGTGCTGTGCAAATGGTGGCACCGTGATAACTGGTTCGAGAAGTGCTGCGGGTCATTCGGCGCGTCAATGGGTACTGTTCCGACAGGGCTGGCACTGATTCGCTGTGTTGACCCGGACGGGAAAACAGACGCTGCTGACACGTTAGCGATCGGAAATTCTATCTGGGCACCTGTCTACGGGAGTATGCCCGCGCTTGTGCCAATGTTCGCGGTAACAATGGGATTGGCTGTTCCTATATGGTTAGGGTTCGCGCTTATGGTCGTTCCAATTGTGATTGGGATAATATTCTTCCGCCAGAAATAGAGTCAGCAAAAAATTTCCGGGGGGCTGTGTGAAGAATCCGCAGTCCCCTCTTTTTGTGATTACGCGAAAAGTTTGCGCCTCACAGTGTAGTATGCGATCATCGTAGCAGTTCCCGTTATCGTCCATGAAACCGGGTAAACGTCCATCAATAACGCAAAATCTTTCTCCCACGCAAACGCCGTATACACCCATACGATTCGCAGGACACAGCACCCTAGCAGCACAAGCACGGAAGGAAGCATAGAATATCCCATTCCTCTCAAGCATCCTCCGCTGACCTCGTAAATGTTGCACATCCACAGGAACGCCACCGCGTGAATCATTCTGACTTCAGCAAAACGCAGCACTTCAGGATTGACCGTGTAAAGCGATAATATTTCCGTCTTCCACACAGCGCACACGAAACACGCGAATCCCGTCAGCAAAACTCCCGCCGACATTGTGAGATTGAAGACTCTTCTGCACCGTGCGTAATCTCCCGCGCCGTAATTCTGTGAAGTGAATGTTACTGCCGCCTGCGTGAAAGCCGCGACAATGTAATACGTCAGGAAATCGAAATTGAGAGCCGCCGCGCTCCCTGCACTTGCGTATGAGCCGAGGGAATTTATTGCCGTCTGAATAGTCATGTTTGAGATCGAGAATAACGAACCCTGAAGCCCCGCCGGGAGTCCTATCTTCAGGATTTGGGCTACATGCTCACGCTTTAATGACAGGCGCGAAAATCTGAAGCGGTACGGCTCTTCCTCAGTCATAAGGAAATACATAATCATGATTGAGCTTACTGCGTTTGAGATTACTGTTGCGAGTGCCACGCCAACAACGCTGAGTTTCAGGCCGATGACAAAAATCAGGTTGAGTATGACGTTAATCACTCCGCCGAATCCCAGACTCCATAATGGCCGCTTGCTGTCTCCCTTGCTGCGTAAGACCGCCGAGCCGAAATTGTACAGCATTATGAACGGCATTCCGAGGAAGTACACGCGGAAATATACGACTGCCAAATCAATAATATCATCGGGCGTGTTCATGAGAGTCAGAATCGGTTTTGCTACGGCGAGTCCCCATATCAATAAAATTATCCCGCTGATTAGTGCGAGGGATATAGAAGTGTGAACAGAGTCATGAATTTTCCCGGTCTCGTTCCGTCCGATACACCGTGCGACAACGACATTCGCGCCGACAGAGAGTCCCACGAAAATATTTACCATGAGATTTATTGCCGCGCCGTTGCTGCCCACTGCCGCCATCGCCTGAGGTGAGTCGAAACGTCCGACTACTGCGACATCCGCCGAGTTGAAGAGCTGCTGTAGTATCATGCTCGCCGCTAAGGGTAGTGAGAACAATAATATTTTGTCGAGCAGTGAGCCGTGTAACATGTCAATGCTTGTGCTGTGTCTGTGAAGGCGTAACTGTGCCATATAAATTTT carries:
- a CDS encoding MATE family efflux transporter, producing MAQLRLHRHSTSIDMLHGSLLDKILLFSLPLAASMILQQLFNSADVAVVGRFDSPQAMAAVGSNGAAINLMVNIFVGLSVGANVVVARCIGRNETGKIHDSVHTSISLALISGIILLIWGLAVAKPILTLMNTPDDIIDLAVVYFRVYFLGMPFIMLYNFGSAVLRSKGDSKRPLWSLGFGGVINVILNLIFVIGLKLSVVGVALATVISNAVSSIMIMYFLMTEEEPYRFRFSRLSLKREHVAQILKIGLPAGLQGSLFSISNMTIQTAINSLGSYASAGSAAALNFDFLTYYIVAAFTQAAVTFTSQNYGAGDYARCRRVFNLTMSAGVLLTGFACFVCAVWKTEILSLYTVNPEVLRFAEVRMIHAVAFLWMCNIYEVSGGCLRGMGYSMLPSVLVLLGCCVLRIVWVYTAFAWEKDFALLMDVYPVSWTITGTATMIAYYTVRRKLFA
- a CDS encoding type II toxin-antitoxin system YafQ family toxin, which gives rise to MKTRHAEPTSGFRHDIKRERRGIYRNLLTGDGELAKVVSMLERGIPLPAKYRDHPLHGEWEGSRDCHIRPDLVLVYTLEGEDLLILERLGSHSELFGL